One Branchiostoma floridae strain S238N-H82 chromosome 15, Bfl_VNyyK, whole genome shotgun sequence DNA window includes the following coding sequences:
- the LOC118432035 gene encoding somatostatin receptor type 4-like codes for MLLGFTKMKNASNFYVLNLALADILFMLGVPFITASSSMQRWVFGRAMCKIVLSTDAMNMFNSVFNLAVLSVDRYLTIVCSHSHAHLRRPKVALMVSLSVWVAAILVTIPVIVVSDTAPLPGGNYDCRFNWPADNPFFWHKAFTYYTFVIGFVVPLTVISISYLMVVRHLKQNTSAHTAVSRVSVRMRVKVTRTVTAMIVTFVLCWLPYRLCQLVAALATTIPEALWVMVVFQAAMAMSYVNSCVNPILYAFMSQKFRESFRAALRLDRGRPADQRAARSYVRGGEVVVCNGRPEKSDFFDDEIREVNDVNAATVPYSSGQETLYLYETYV; via the coding sequence ATGTTGTTGGGATTCACGAAGATGAAGAACGCTTCGAATTTTTACGTGCTGAACCTGGCTTTGGCCGACATTCTCTTCATGCTCGGGGTGCCCTTCATCACAGCATCCTCCTCCATGCAGAGATGGGTGTTCGGGAGAGCCATGTGCAAGATCGTCCTATCGACGGACGCCATGAACATGTTCAACAGCGTGTTTAACCTGGCCGTGCTGAGCGTGGACCGCTACCTGACCATCGTCTGCTCCCACAGCCATGCCCACCTCCGCCGGCCGAAGGTGGCGCTCATGGTCAGCCTGTCCGTGTGGGTAGCGGCCATCCTGGTGACCATCCCCGTCATCGTAGTCAGCGACACCGCCCCTCTACCAGGAGGAAACTACGACTGCAGATTCAATTGGCCTGCCGACAATCCATTCTTCTGGCACAAGGCCTTCACGTACTATACCTTCGTCATCGGCTTCGTGGTCCCCCTGACCGTGATCAGTATTTCCTACCTGATGGTGGTCCGTCACCTTAAACAGAACACGTCGGCACACACCGCGGTGTCCAGAGTGTCCGTCAGGATGCGGGTGAAGGTAACCAGAACCGTGACTGCCATGATCGTAACGTTCGTGCTATGCTGGCTACCGTACCGCCTGTGTCAGCTGGTGGCCGCCCTGGCCACGACCATACCAGAGGCGCTGTGGGTCATGGTGGTGTTCCAGGCGGCCATGGCTATGTCGTACGTGAACAGCTGCGTCAACCCCATCCTGTACGCCTTCATGAGCCAGAAGTTTCGCGAGAGCTTTCGGGCGGCGCTGCGTCTGGACCGGGGCAGGCCTGCTGACCAGCGCGCGGCGCGGAGCTACGTCCGCGGGGGAGAAGTCGTCGTCTGTAACGGGCGGCCCGAGAAGAGCGACTTCTTTGACGACGAGATACGTGAGGTAAATGATGTGAATGCTGCGACAGTTCCATATTCATCTGGTCAAGAAACTTTGTACTTATATGAAACGTACGTGTAG